Within the Miscanthus floridulus cultivar M001 chromosome 2, ASM1932011v1, whole genome shotgun sequence genome, the region TTCATAAATAAGCTACCAAGTCAGCAATTTTGTTGATGTGTTACTAtattgtcctgttcgcttggcttataagccgtactttttcagccaacgaacaatatttttctctcacaacaaatcaaccaacagtactttcaaccatgacttatcagccaagcaaacGTAACGTATATTTGAGAATGAAACTATTTTGAAACTCTCGTTAAGACTGGCTTAACAAACTATTTCCTCATCTATCTTCTCTAATTTCAATATCACATTATTATTTTGCTTAGTTAATactttaattaataaataaatatagaAACCATTTAAGTTATTATAGCGTGTTTGATTTATGGAATCATCACATGCTTTATGAGGTGGTGTATCATGAGTTGATCCTATAAATTTTAGATAAATCAACCTAATTATAGGTTATGGAAAATAACATAGTAATAAATCAACAGAATTCTATTTTACagactaaataaataaatcaactAATTCTATTTTACATACTaaataaaaaatttgaaaaaTGAGAAGAAAATAAACCACCTCATTCTTCAAACAAACACACCTGGATTGACAGCGTGATCGGCTGGCCAACCTCCTCACATAGATACTATTCACATAAATCAGCCCGCAATACTTCTCTCTCATATAAACGAACCAACAACGACACACAGCGGCCACTCAAACAGGCTGTGAGATAGCCCTGCTAGCGCGAGTGAATTGTTGACCAACTGCCAGTGACAGACAAACCGGTCAGGTACAATGCATCTGAACACTGGGTCCCGAAACAGGCTGTGAGATAGCCCTGCTAGCGCGAGTGAATTGTTGACCAACTGCCAGTGACAGACAAACCGGTCAGGTACAATGCATCTGAACACTGGGTCCCGGAAGCCAAATAGAGCCACGTCACCCCAAAAATTTGACCTCGCTCCCGCTGCGTCTCGATCGCGGGGCCTACGAAACGGGCGCTTCCTATCCCATCAGCTATCACCTGCCTGTCCACACGTCGGCGACCACGCCACTGTTGTTTAGCCGTTGACCTGCGGGACCCATGACCCCAGGCCAATGCCTAGCCAGGTAGGTCCTACATGTCCTTGGAGCATAGCCTCAGGGTCAGGGGGCAGCGGAGGGCACGGCTTGCTCCGCGTCCGCGAGGTCACGGGCGAACGCGTGGAAAGCGACCGTCGTGGGGCCGGCGCGTCAGCGGCGTGAGCATTTGGGTCGTGGAGCTCGGCGTGCGGCACCGCTCGCACCGTCACTCGCAGGCCACAAATTACGGGAAGGCCCCTGCCGCCGCGAACCAAAACCCCAGCGCCCGTAGCAGGAGACGACCGCTCTGGGCAATGCCGTCCACGCGCGCGCTCCGGCGGTTCGACCCGCGAcggtcgccgccgccaccgccacgacAGAGctcgcaggcggcggcggcggcggccgagaaggaggaggaggaagcgagCCCGTGGCTGCCGTCCTCATCCTCCAcctcgtcgtcttcctcctcggcCTCCGCGCTCTTCAAGCACTCCGCCGCCTTGTCGGCGGCTGGGCCGAGGGGCGGATCGGGGACGCGCGTGTACCCGCTGCGGGACTTCCCGGGCGGGGACACGGCCGCGCTCGGCGGCGCGTTCCGGGACAACGTGCGGTGGCTCCTGAAGCAGTGGAGCTGCGCACCGGGTTCCGGGTCGGCGTGGCGCGCGCTGCTCTCGGACGAGCGCACGGGCGCCTTAGTCCCCATCGTCGCCGTGGAGGAGCTCGCCGCGGCGTCGCCCTCGCCGCTCTGCGATCTCTGTCGCTGCGCCGGTGAGTTGGCTTCGCTTCCCGGGGCCTTCATCGCGTATTTGGGCGCAGCACGCGCTTCTTTCGTTCGCGGGGTTTTGAATGTTTGATGGATGCGCTGATTAGGTTTTAGTCGTGAGTTATTCCCGATTTTTGCTGATTTGTCTCTGTGTGATTTGGGCTTCGTGACCGTAGGGAAGATTCTTGGGGGATATTTTTCAGTAATAATTACTTGCAATTATCGTTCCTACCTGTTGAGAAATGCGCTGAATGAGCGATAAACTACTACTAATTCTGATTACATACAACGTTGGGTGAATAATAGGAATTGCATTTCTGTTCCACATTCTTGCACTTACGACCCTTTATTTTCCTGTGCACATTGCCAGGAATTGACTACTCCATGTTGCTTGTTTCAAAATTTTTTAAATCACTTCCGAAAATACCAGTGCGGTTATAATGGTGGCCCCTATCCTCTTAAAGTTTCTTTCTTCTTCTGGAAAAGATGTTGTTTCGTGCATTGATTTACATCCTAGTTCTGTAAATGCCAACTCAGCAATGGTCGAAATAAGTGCATGATCTGGACTGCAATTTCAGGTTGGAGCCACCACTGGGTGTCAAAGCGGAAGTACCATTTCATCATTCCGGCAGTGGTCGACTGGGACCAGCCAATCAGGGCTGATGCGTTGCTTGGGCACACCGATCACCTCCTACAGGGTCTGATCCATAGTAATGGCTTTGGTCACCTTGTCACTCTCCATGGTCGTGATGGTGACTCCACTTTCCTCTCTGGCTGCCAGATCATGGATATATGGGATCAGCTTTGCGCAGCTCTCCGTGTAAGGTAACAACAATATACTCTTTCTTCCCTGTTCAGAAATACTCTTCAGTTAAGTACCTGTTAGCTAGTTGTGCTTTAAGTACACCAGCAAATTCTGAACTTTGGTAACTTTTATGAAGGCTGTAAAGTGTAAACTCAAGAAAGATAACCCACCTTGTTTCTATCTTCTGAGCTTTGGAAGGTTTCTGTGCAGAGCCGTCTCTGTTGTCGACTTGACCCAGAAGCACTCTGTGGATCTCCGCCTCCTGCTTGGAGTGGCACAAGGCAAGACATGGTTCACTCGCTGGGGGTACTGCCTTGCCAAGGGTTGTTTCAGCGTGTCTAGGTCCACTTATGCTGCGGCACTTGAAGCCCTTGCTACCCTGCCTGTTGATTGTCTCCGTAGTCGTCATATACGTCGTGTGGTCACCATCTACCGCCGCCTCTCCAACAAACCTCTGGCTACAGTCCGTGAGTTCCTCCTCTGCCTCCTTGATTGGAAGCACCTTGAGGCCCCGCTTTCTCCTCCTCCCGTGAAGACATCCCCACGGGTGATGTTCTTGCTGCCAAAGTCATGTATGGTGAAGAGGCTCAGGCAGCCATACCAACGCTTTGAGGACGTAGTTGACCTGCTTGAGTGTCGGTGGTCAAAGAAGCGTCTGCTTAGTGCTGCAGAGGTTATTGTTGAAAAGCTGCGGGAGCATGCCGATGGCACAAGGATAACACGGCAGGCAGTGCGAGATGCTGCCAGGGGTGCCATCGGTGACACTGGTCTCCTGGACTTCGTCATCAAGTCCCTCAATGACACTGTTGTTGGTAACCACATTGTGCGCCGCGTGCCTGACCCTGAGAACCGTGTGCTTCACTTCAGCCTTGAGGAATATGCTGAGCCTGAGCCACAGCCGCAGGCAGATCATGAGCTTGAGCCAGTGGAAGTTGATGCAGAGCACAGCCCTCCTGCAGTCCGATGGCCAAACACAGCAGAGGCGGAGCGGGATCTGCGTGCTGTGTGCCGAGCCATGGTGGAGGCACGCAGTGAAGCAGCACAGGCTGTACTGGACTGCAAGCACTGGGTGAAATGGTGGGGCCTTAGGGATGAGTCTGATGACCAGCTAAGGTTCCTTGTTGAGTGGCGACCACAGCCATGGGAGGCTACTGAACTTACAAGGCCAATGCCGCCAGGGGATATCGTGGTGGTACCCCTGCATACATCCATAGGTGAGCTGCTTGTTGAGGCGGAGCATGCATTGCGAGATACATACTGCTTCTTTGAGGATTTCCAGGCCGAGTCACTGGATGGCATTGCGGGGGATAAATGGGATCCGGTGATGCTTGGTGGAGCAGAGTCTGGTGACACCATCGGTGTGCATGGCCACGGAGCGGACATGGAGACTGGGCTGCGGTGCCAGGGAGGTGCAGATGCGTGGGAGGTGCAGTGTGTTTGTGGTGCACAGGACGACGATGGGGAGCGCATGGTGGCATGCGATGCATGCAATGTCTGGCAGCACACACGCTGTGTCGGCATTGCAGATGGTGTTCCGGTACCACCATTATTTCTCTGCATATCCTGTAGTGCGCTCATGGCCGCTGGACCAATTTCTGGATGAGACACTAATGGTACCTGAGGTTAAGTGACAATTCTTTTTGCACCTTAAACCCAGCTTGATCCACTTCTTTTTTATccagaatagtgttttcctctcacagattcctccagaattcctctaaaccatccaaattcttctggaaccataccatccgaacggGGCCTGGCGATAGTAGTCTGAGTAAACCAGTTCTGATACTGTTGAGACCTTTTGTGTAAAGTGCGTTGCTGTAGTGGTATGTGATAAGTTTAGTAACGATGTAATACCGAATGTTATCTGTAGTAGTAGACTGGTGTAGTAGAGTAGAGGATTAGGCAGTAGAAAGAGAAGCACTATCCATGTCGCACGCAATCCGACTGGAAATTTTGTACAGGGACATGTTACAGAAGAGATGCTGTAAATAGCTGTCCTGTGATTTGCGCCTTTCTACCGTCTGTGAATCTTGGCAATGAAGTTTAACTTGTTCACTGTGTTATAAGAATTTATTTACTGCAAGAtaaaaaagaatttttttttgttgctgTTTGATTTGCTGTTAGTCTGCAGTAGCGTTTTGGTGGTTGGGCTGGCTTCTGTTGTTGCGGTGCACTGGTCAGACTGCTGCACATCCAGTCCATGTCATCTTCTATAGGTGGCGTTTAAATGGcttcgttcgctggtctgaaacttactAAAAAAACACGGTTCTGgctggtttgttgtaagagaaaaataccgtttgGCTGGTTTGATGAACAGTACATTGAGAGGGGAAATCAGCCAGCCGGCTGGTCTTATAAGACCAGTGAACGGCCCGAATTTAGGGGCTAAAATTTAGGCTGTTACATTGAGTATCACGTGAGAGTGACACGTGGGAGTGTTTGtatattaataataaaataaattacataggTCTTTATTAATCCgtaagataaatttattaagtctaattaatccattattagcaCACATGTGAATGTAGCACTACAtggtcaaatcatggactaattagatttaaaaaatttatctcacaaagtagtcgtaatctatataattagttattttttatttatatttaatattccgTGTATATGTCCAAACATACATGTGATAGGGAAACTTTAGGGGAGGAACTTATCCTTAGTTCCTTTATTGTTGGTGGTCCATGCAGCTACTTGCTTCAAGTTTGTTTGAGAAGCTTTATAGCTTCAAGATTGGCTTTGCTAGTTTATTTATAAACACTTAATGCTGCGCAAAATTCTCCCTCAAAACACGCGTGTATGTACACCCTACTCGTGCAGAGTCAGTCGATCCCTTAGACTGTCTCCATAAAAAAAACTCATATGAGCACCCAAACCTAAAATCAGTAGCAAGAGACCTAAAATCAGTCTCGAATAGAGTACCTATatgggagacctattttgggttgtctgagaggcacaacctaaatatgagcatcctctctcctgaaaacctatttacaaaaaaaaaatctcttttggtttttgttgttggagaaatGCCGAATATGTATTAAatcttttgcctgtagcgctattcAAAAAAACGAATGAATCTTATATTTTAGGTGTTGTTGTTGAAGATAGCCTTAAACTGTTGATCAGTTGTCTAGTTTTCAGCCTGCGAGCTGTGATGGGCAAGGGCCTTGTATGGAACGCTTGTTTACCGTATACTGGGTACTTTAGGCAGTCGTTTAGCGCTTGGAAGTTACGGCAGTTTAGATTCATGCATGGGTTCCCTTTGTAATCACTTGCATGAATGCGTTTTCTGGTGTCGCTTTTCATTTTGTTGCTTCTGAACTGATCCTCTGTCAgtttgttcgcttggtcgtatttggtttataagtcatggtttatcagctaacgaatagtatttttctctcacacaaaaccagctaacagtactttcagtcatggcttataagccaaatcagCCCAAACAAACAAGCGTATGTAATTTCGTTGTTGCGGTAATGAAATTCGGTTTTACCAATGTCGGAAAAAAAACTATTCTTTTGAGCACCCGTTGCCTGACAAATTGCAAAGAATATTTAGCCTTAACTTGTGCACCGGGTGGAAAAGGTTCCATTATAACGAATCAAACCAATTGAGCATTATTTCACTATATTAGTTAGGAgtattttatttcttttcaaATGTTACCGCATCATACCACCCTG harbors:
- the LOC136538182 gene encoding PHD finger protein MALE MEIOCYTE DEATH 1-like encodes the protein MPSTRALRRFDPRRSPPPPPRQSSQAAAAAAEKEEEEASPWLPSSSSTSSSSSSASALFKHSAALSAAGPRGGSGTRVYPLRDFPGGDTAALGGAFRDNVRWLLKQWSCAPGSGSAWRALLSDERTGALVPIVAVEELAAASPSPLCDLCRCAGWSHHWVSKRKYHFIIPAVVDWDQPIRADALLGHTDHLLQGLIHSNGFGHLVTLHGRDGDSTFLSGCQIMDIWDQLCAALRVRAVSVVDLTQKHSVDLRLLLGVAQGKTWFTRWGYCLAKGCFSVSRSTYAAALEALATLPVDCLRSRHIRRVVTIYRRLSNKPLATVREFLLCLLDWKHLEAPLSPPPVKTSPRVMFLLPKSCMVKRLRQPYQRFEDVVDLLECRWSKKRLLSAAEVIVEKLREHADGTRITRQAVRDAARGAIGDTGLLDFVIKSLNDTVVGNHIVRRVPDPENRVLHFSLEEYAEPEPQPQADHELEPVEVDAEHSPPAVRWPNTAEAERDLRAVCRAMVEARSEAAQAVLDCKHWVKWWGLRDESDDQLRFLVEWRPQPWEATELTRPMPPGDIVVVPLHTSIGELLVEAEHALRDTYCFFEDFQAESLDGIAGDKWDPVMLGGAESGDTIGVHGHGADMETGLRCQGGADAWEVQCVCGAQDDDGERMVACDACNVWQHTRCVGIADGVPVPPLFLCISCSALMAAGPISG